In Pogoniulus pusillus isolate bPogPus1 chromosome 41, bPogPus1.pri, whole genome shotgun sequence, a genomic segment contains:
- the YJEFN3 gene encoding yjeF N-terminal domain-containing protein 3 translates to MSSATGPVRDPPRYLSKAEAEAIEKELLEDYRFGRQQLIEIWGHACAVAVTKAFPLPSLPRKQPTVLVVCGPAQNGAIGLVCARHLRVFDYEPTIFYPKRSPDPLYRDFTTQCEKMDIPFLSYLPTEVQLINDAYNAVVDAVLGAEAEGSEGREPCAAILATLKHVRIPIVSLDVPSGWDVEAGSSGGISPDVLVSLSAPKRCARHFLGRQHFVAGRFLPYDVQKKFELNPPEYPGTECVVALAAPRE, encoded by the exons ATGAGCTCCGCGACCGGTCCCGTCCGGGACCCTCCCCGGTACCTCAG CAAGGCGGAGGCTGAGGCCATcgagaaggagctgctggaggattaCCGATTCGGGCGGCAGCAGCTGATTGAGATCTGGGGCCACGCCTGTGCCGTGGCCGTCACCAAG GCCTTTCCGCTGCCCTCTCTGCCGCGGAAGCAGCCAACGGTGCTGGTGGTCTGCGGCCCGGCGCAGAACGGAGCCATCGGGCTGGTGTGCGCCCGGCACCTGCGCGTCTTC GACTATGAACCTACCATCTTCTACCCCAAACGCTCCCCGGACCCCCTCTACCGCGACTTCACCACGCAGTGTGAGAAGATGGACATCCCCTTCCTCTCCTACCTGCCCACCGAG gTCCAGCTGATCAACGATGCCTACAACGCGGTGGTGGACGCGGTGCTGGGCGCCGAGGCGGAGGGCAGCGAGGGGAGGGAGCCCTGCGCTGCCATCCTGGCCACCCTCAAGCACGTCCGGATCCCCATcgtcagcctggatgtgcccTCAG GGTGGGATGTGGAAGCTGGCAGCAGCGGTGGCATCAGCCCCGACGTCCTGGTGTCGCTGTCTGCCCCCAAGCGGTGTGCCAGGCACTTCTTGGGCCGCCAGCACTTCGTGGCTGGGCGCTTCCTGCCCTACGACGTGCAGAAGAAGTTCGAGCTCAACCCCCCCGAGTACCCTGGCACCGAGTGCGTGGTGGCCCTGGCAGCCCCCCGGGAATAA